Proteins found in one Lutimonas zeaxanthinifaciens genomic segment:
- a CDS encoding ABC transporter permease: MLKNYFKVALRNLSRNKVYAFINILGLGLGLAITILVFMFVKDETSYDKHWHGYDRIYRTGIKADMMGQKMDGPSSPSPMAQSFRTEFNEVETATRFQPVRQEIMMRQEQNKVYIQKGVYADSSFFKVFDYEFAHGNAESALNEPNAIVLTEETAKKLFGDKSAIGEVVNYDNRRDYIVKGIVKEPKGHSHFHFDMFMAQNQIENVWISNNFYTYFRLKENTNFADFEEKMKANFMKKIEPNVEAFLKINIEEFFKQGNSFEYQLQPITSIHLHSQKQWEIQQNGNIIYVYVFIGIAVLVILIAGINFMNLSTARSGKRAKEVGVRKVTGASRNMLIVQFLTESVIQSVLALFLAYILVELFLPGFNNVMGTELNLLNDYLGQTVMFSVGVTLFYGIFAGSYPAFFLSGFKPVAVLKGDLTKTKGGAFLRKSLVVTQFAASIILIIGMIIIFQQISYLHNKDIGFRGDQVLIVPIQTDQMQQNFRSYKDIFLKNTNVHEVSRASYFPGDNPWQNMYVLEGTEDQIPLWNMFVDFDFFKTLDIQLSEGRLFDREKDNDSIPTYILNEAAVNNFNIQNPIGKRMGTFIDMEGNIGYGEIIGIVKDFHVEGFDQPIRPMILSVSNNVWFTAFKIAPEDMNETITYLETEWNKLEPTHPFRYRFLDDKFGALLKQQENFGSMFLYLTILAIIISSMGLYGLASYTAEQRTKEIGVRKVLGASVGQIMNMLNRDFMKLVLIANIFAWPISYLLAKDWLSNFSYQIDMPLLPFVFATLIAMIIALITVSTQSYVAANSDPVDALKYE, translated from the coding sequence ATGTTAAAGAATTATTTTAAAGTCGCCCTAAGGAACCTTAGCAGAAACAAGGTATATGCATTTATTAATATCCTCGGTCTGGGATTGGGATTGGCCATTACAATTCTGGTCTTTATGTTCGTAAAAGATGAAACAAGCTACGATAAACACTGGCATGGTTATGATCGTATCTACCGTACCGGTATTAAGGCCGACATGATGGGGCAAAAAATGGATGGTCCTTCATCTCCAAGTCCCATGGCCCAATCCTTCAGAACAGAATTCAATGAAGTAGAAACGGCCACAAGATTTCAGCCTGTTCGTCAAGAAATTATGATGAGACAGGAGCAGAACAAAGTTTATATTCAAAAAGGAGTATATGCAGATAGTTCCTTTTTCAAAGTTTTTGATTATGAGTTCGCTCATGGAAATGCAGAATCGGCTTTAAACGAACCCAATGCCATTGTATTGACCGAGGAAACAGCCAAAAAACTATTTGGTGATAAGAGCGCCATCGGTGAAGTTGTGAATTACGACAATCGCAGAGACTATATTGTAAAAGGCATTGTTAAAGAGCCTAAAGGGCATTCACATTTCCATTTTGACATGTTCATGGCACAGAATCAAATTGAAAATGTCTGGATCAGCAATAATTTTTATACCTATTTCAGGTTAAAGGAGAACACAAACTTTGCTGATTTTGAAGAGAAGATGAAGGCCAATTTCATGAAAAAAATTGAGCCGAACGTTGAAGCCTTTCTAAAAATTAACATTGAAGAGTTTTTCAAGCAAGGCAACTCTTTTGAATACCAGCTTCAACCTATCACCAGCATACATCTCCATTCGCAAAAACAATGGGAAATTCAGCAAAACGGAAATATCATTTATGTCTATGTCTTTATCGGAATCGCTGTTTTGGTCATTTTGATTGCAGGGATCAATTTTATGAATCTCTCAACGGCACGATCCGGCAAAAGAGCCAAGGAGGTTGGTGTAAGAAAAGTAACAGGTGCATCCAGGAATATGTTGATTGTTCAATTCCTTACAGAATCGGTAATTCAGAGTGTACTTGCCTTATTTCTGGCCTATATATTGGTTGAATTATTTCTTCCCGGTTTTAACAATGTCATGGGCACCGAATTAAACCTGCTCAATGATTACCTGGGCCAAACGGTTATGTTCTCCGTAGGAGTTACACTATTTTATGGGATTTTTGCTGGTAGCTACCCCGCATTTTTCCTTTCCGGTTTTAAACCTGTTGCCGTGTTAAAAGGAGATCTTACAAAGACAAAAGGAGGTGCATTTCTCCGAAAGTCACTTGTGGTTACTCAATTTGCGGCCTCTATTATTCTCATTATTGGAATGATCATCATCTTCCAGCAAATTTCTTATTTACATAACAAAGATATTGGGTTCAGGGGTGATCAGGTATTGATCGTACCAATCCAGACGGATCAGATGCAGCAGAATTTCAGAAGTTATAAAGATATTTTTCTAAAAAATACGAATGTTCATGAAGTTTCACGTGCATCCTACTTTCCGGGAGACAACCCTTGGCAAAACATGTATGTTCTTGAAGGAACTGAAGATCAGATCCCTCTTTGGAATATGTTTGTAGATTTTGACTTTTTCAAAACGCTTGACATCCAACTTTCGGAAGGACGCTTATTCGATAGGGAAAAAGATAATGACTCCATTCCAACGTATATACTAAACGAAGCGGCAGTCAATAATTTTAACATTCAAAACCCTATTGGCAAAAGAATGGGAACTTTTATAGACATGGAGGGTAATATTGGATACGGGGAAATTATTGGTATCGTAAAAGACTTTCATGTAGAAGGGTTCGACCAGCCAATACGTCCCATGATCTTATCTGTCAGCAATAATGTCTGGTTTACGGCCTTCAAAATAGCTCCTGAAGATATGAACGAAACTATAACCTATTTGGAAACGGAATGGAATAAACTGGAACCTACGCATCCTTTCAGGTATCGATTCCTGGATGATAAGTTTGGTGCTCTATTGAAACAACAGGAAAACTTTGGTTCGATGTTCCTTTACCTCACCATACTTGCGATTATAATTTCTTCAATGGGTCTTTATGGTCTTGCTTCTTACACAGCAGAACAGAGAACCAAAGAAATAGGTGTAAGAAAAGTTCTTGGCGCTTCTGTAGGTCAGATCATGAATATGCTGAACCGCGACTTTATGAAACTTGTTCTGATTGCTAATATTTTTGCCTGGCCTATTTCTTACTTATTGGCTAAAGACTGGTTGTCTAATTTTTCCTATCAAATTGATATGCCCTTGCTTCCTTTTGTATTTGCAACACTGATTGCTATGATCATTGCATTGATAACGGTAAGTACTCAATCCTATGTGGCCGCAAATTCAGATCCTGTTGATGCGCTTAAATACGAATAA
- a CDS encoding sensor histidine kinase has product MIKRFTIQVTLRIFVIILFCVLFSYFLVRNFWFSTAGMGMIIVLQVYFLIKYVNNTNYSLVKFLDALKTEDYSVYFSPTKKGDSFAKVYDDFNLIIKIFKRNKIEKEAQYKYFKYILEHVNLGIISIKKEDLYAHHSSSEILFLNKAACDILQQPQHKYWHRIASNLPWLDEEIKKLANGGKSLVDFGDDIQRKQLSLEVMEIQLLNAPYLIIAFQDIRSEIEQKEIEAWHNVIRILAHEMLNSFTPVSSLASTIKSITESDNGSAIDLKDLDNEDIEDINTAASTIKKRSDGLLVFVQDYRTIASVPAPKTEPINIKKFLSEMVLLMSSATKEAGVEISLLPIPANATVNMDRKLIEQVIINLINNGLHALKDISNPWIKMSCLVEQDKTILMVSDNGKGIEEKILNQIFIPFYTTKKNGSGIGLSLSKNILKKHGGNLLVSSEPGVKTTFSLIFKN; this is encoded by the coding sequence ATGATTAAGAGATTTACCATTCAAGTTACCCTGAGAATTTTTGTAATTATTTTATTCTGTGTTTTATTTTCATATTTTCTCGTCAGAAATTTCTGGTTCAGCACTGCCGGAATGGGTATGATCATTGTGTTGCAGGTTTATTTCCTTATAAAGTACGTTAACAACACGAATTACTCACTGGTCAAGTTTTTGGATGCCCTTAAAACAGAAGACTATTCGGTCTATTTTTCACCTACGAAAAAAGGAGATTCCTTTGCTAAAGTCTATGATGACTTTAACCTGATCATTAAGATCTTTAAGAGAAACAAAATAGAGAAAGAAGCTCAGTATAAATATTTCAAATACATCCTTGAGCACGTGAACCTCGGAATAATATCGATTAAAAAGGAAGATCTTTACGCACATCATTCTTCTTCAGAGATTTTATTTCTTAATAAGGCAGCGTGTGACATTTTACAACAACCTCAGCATAAATACTGGCACAGGATTGCGTCCAATTTGCCCTGGCTTGATGAGGAAATAAAAAAACTGGCCAACGGGGGCAAGTCCCTGGTTGATTTTGGAGACGATATTCAAAGAAAACAATTGTCACTGGAGGTCATGGAAATACAGTTGTTAAATGCACCTTATCTCATTATAGCCTTCCAGGATATCAGATCTGAGATCGAGCAGAAAGAAATAGAAGCCTGGCACAATGTAATTAGAATACTTGCCCATGAAATGCTGAATTCGTTTACCCCGGTAAGTAGTTTGGCTTCAACCATTAAAAGTATTACAGAATCGGATAATGGTTCTGCCATCGATTTAAAGGATCTTGATAATGAAGACATTGAAGACATCAACACAGCGGCATCGACCATAAAGAAAAGATCTGACGGTTTATTGGTTTTTGTTCAGGATTACAGGACAATAGCCAGTGTGCCGGCACCTAAAACGGAACCGATCAATATTAAAAAGTTTTTGTCAGAAATGGTGTTGCTTATGTCGTCAGCGACAAAAGAGGCAGGCGTGGAGATCAGTTTGCTTCCGATTCCTGCAAACGCTACTGTTAATATGGATAGAAAGCTCATTGAACAGGTGATCATAAACCTGATTAATAATGGATTGCATGCATTGAAAGATATAAGCAATCCATGGATAAAAATGAGCTGTCTGGTGGAACAGGATAAAACCATACTCATGGTTTCAGATAATGGTAAAGGGATCGAGGAAAAAATATTAAATCAAATTTTCATTCCATTTTATACTACAAAAAAGAATGGATCTGGCATTGGACTTAGCCTTTCTAAAAACATCCTGAAAAAACATGGAGGTAATCTCCTGGTGAGTTCTGAACCAGGAGTGAAAACCACATTTTCATTGATTTTTAAGAATTGA
- the recJ gene encoding single-stranded-DNA-specific exonuclease RecJ: MRWIEKIKPEKEKIELLSKSLGIDLVLSTILIQRGIESFDEAKDFFRPSLDQIHDPFLMKDMEKAVRRIEKAIRESEHIMIYGDYDVDGTTAVSLVYDYLHRSYKKISTYIPDRYNEGYGISYTGIDYAEDNEVSLIIALDCGIKAVDKIDYAMKKGIDFIICDHHRPGELIPNAIAVLDPKREDCQYPYTELCGCGIGFKLIQALEQNKGNQLDNLYSSLDLVATAIAADIVPLTGENRILAYFGLQVINNQPRPGIKALIHGVKKPLLNITDVVFIIAPRINAAGRMKHGSFAVELLTEKDFSAALEYAAEIDMYNSERKALDQSITEEALLQIRENNEENRFSTVVRKDTWHKGVIGIVASRLIEKYYRPTLVFTKSGTKLAASARSVKGYDVYAALNQCGDFIEQFGGHKYAAGLTLLPENYIGFKEKFEQVVAKDIPSSSQEPQIEIDAEIYLSDITPKFNRILKQMGPFGPQNMKPVFMARGLRDNGYARKIGENQDHLKLNIISGTDQKTYNAIGFRLSEKYEMVTSGTPFKAAFTVEENHWNGITSIQLNIKDIKPDD, encoded by the coding sequence ATGCGCTGGATCGAAAAAATAAAACCTGAAAAGGAAAAAATCGAACTTCTTTCAAAATCTTTAGGAATCGACCTGGTTTTAAGTACCATTTTGATACAGAGAGGCATAGAAAGTTTCGATGAGGCTAAAGATTTTTTTAGGCCATCCTTGGATCAAATTCATGATCCTTTTTTAATGAAGGATATGGAGAAAGCGGTCCGTCGAATTGAAAAAGCAATTCGCGAATCCGAGCATATAATGATCTATGGGGATTACGACGTGGATGGAACCACGGCAGTTAGTCTGGTTTATGATTATTTACACCGGTCTTATAAAAAAATCTCAACTTACATTCCTGACAGATACAATGAAGGCTACGGTATTTCTTATACAGGAATAGACTATGCTGAAGACAATGAGGTGAGTCTGATCATTGCCCTTGACTGTGGCATAAAAGCAGTTGATAAAATTGATTATGCCATGAAAAAAGGGATTGATTTTATTATCTGTGACCATCACAGGCCAGGAGAATTAATTCCCAACGCCATCGCGGTTCTGGATCCTAAGAGGGAAGACTGTCAGTATCCCTATACCGAGCTTTGCGGATGCGGAATAGGCTTTAAATTGATTCAGGCACTTGAGCAAAACAAGGGAAACCAACTTGATAATTTGTATTCTTCGCTGGATTTGGTTGCTACCGCAATTGCCGCGGATATTGTTCCCTTGACAGGAGAGAACCGGATTCTTGCTTATTTTGGCCTTCAGGTGATCAATAATCAGCCCCGTCCAGGAATAAAAGCTTTGATTCATGGCGTTAAAAAGCCTTTGTTAAATATTACAGACGTGGTATTTATTATAGCACCAAGGATAAATGCAGCCGGCAGAATGAAACACGGATCATTTGCTGTCGAACTTCTTACGGAAAAAGATTTTTCGGCTGCCTTGGAATACGCGGCTGAGATTGATATGTATAATTCCGAAAGAAAAGCCTTGGATCAATCTATAACCGAGGAGGCCTTATTACAGATCAGAGAAAATAACGAAGAAAACCGGTTTTCTACTGTCGTCCGAAAAGACACTTGGCATAAGGGTGTTATTGGGATTGTAGCCTCTCGATTAATTGAAAAGTATTACAGGCCCACGCTTGTTTTCACCAAAAGCGGAACTAAGCTGGCTGCGTCAGCACGGTCTGTAAAAGGATATGATGTATATGCGGCTCTCAACCAGTGCGGTGATTTCATAGAACAATTTGGGGGGCATAAATATGCCGCCGGACTTACGCTGTTACCTGAAAATTATATCGGATTTAAGGAAAAGTTTGAGCAAGTTGTAGCAAAGGATATTCCTTCATCTTCGCAAGAACCACAAATTGAAATAGACGCAGAAATATACTTATCCGACATAACACCTAAATTTAATCGAATCCTAAAACAAATGGGGCCTTTTGGTCCTCAGAATATGAAACCGGTATTTATGGCCAGGGGCCTTCGTGATAATGGATATGCCAGAAAGATCGGTGAAAATCAAGATCATCTGAAACTCAATATCATCAGCGGAACAGATCAAAAGACCTATAATGCAATTGGGTTCAGACTTTCTGAAAAATATGAAATGGTCACCTCAGGCACTCCTTTTAAAGCAGCTTTTACAGTAGAGGAAAACCATTGGAATGGAATTACTTCCATACAACTAAACATTAAAGACATAAAACCAGATGACTAA
- a CDS encoding TlpA family protein disulfide reductase: MKYFIIAFLLVFTLSCSKKEKTEGTSVKVENEEKRENADIEVYDFNELEKVLESEENMLVVVNFWATWCKPCIKELPYFEAIQKKHKSTVKVLLVSLDFPNKLESQLKPFVNKKEIKSQVILLDDPYENEWIPKVDTTWSGAIPATLLIYNGKKAFYERSFTQEELEYELSEFIKS, translated from the coding sequence ATGAAATATTTTATCATTGCTTTTTTATTGGTTTTCACCCTATCCTGTTCAAAGAAAGAGAAAACGGAAGGAACTTCTGTAAAAGTTGAAAATGAAGAAAAACGAGAGAATGCTGATATCGAAGTCTATGATTTTAATGAACTTGAAAAGGTGCTTGAATCGGAAGAGAATATGCTTGTTGTGGTTAATTTCTGGGCTACCTGGTGCAAGCCCTGTATTAAAGAATTACCCTATTTTGAGGCGATTCAAAAGAAACATAAATCAACCGTAAAAGTTCTTCTGGTGAGTCTGGATTTTCCCAACAAACTGGAAAGTCAGCTTAAACCTTTCGTAAATAAAAAAGAAATTAAGTCACAGGTGATTTTACTGGATGACCCTTATGAAAATGAATGGATTCCTAAAGTTGATACAACATGGAGCGGGGCTATTCCTGCCACACTTTTGATCTACAATGGTAAAAAGGCATTTTATGAAAGATCATTTACCCAGGAAGAACTTGAATACGAACTATCAGAATTTATTAAATCCTAA
- a CDS encoding thioredoxin family protein, giving the protein MKNKHYLLLLTVISLSTIISVFAFSGINAGVTDFILSYKIGDKAEDFRLKNVDGKMVSLSDFKEAKGFIVIFTCNTCPVSVANEDRIIELNKKYKSKGFPVIAINPNNPEVSGGDSYELMKVRAKEKGFDFPYLFDEGQKVYPKYGASKTPHVYVLEKQNKDLIVQYIGSIDDSARNEGSVRTKFVENAVDALLKGMPVELASTKAIGCSIKK; this is encoded by the coding sequence ATGAAAAATAAACATTACCTCTTGTTACTGACAGTCATTTCACTCTCAACGATAATCTCAGTATTTGCCTTTTCAGGCATCAATGCCGGAGTCACAGATTTTATTTTAAGTTATAAAATTGGTGATAAGGCAGAAGATTTCAGGCTGAAGAATGTTGATGGAAAGATGGTGTCCCTATCTGATTTTAAGGAAGCCAAAGGTTTCATTGTAATTTTTACCTGTAATACATGCCCTGTTTCGGTGGCAAATGAAGACAGAATCATTGAATTAAACAAGAAGTACAAAAGCAAAGGGTTCCCGGTTATTGCCATTAACCCGAATAACCCGGAAGTTTCAGGTGGAGACAGTTACGAACTCATGAAAGTTCGGGCAAAGGAAAAAGGCTTTGACTTTCCCTATTTGTTCGATGAAGGCCAAAAGGTGTATCCAAAGTATGGTGCGTCTAAGACACCTCATGTTTATGTATTAGAAAAGCAAAATAAGGACTTGATCGTTCAATATATCGGTTCAATTGATGACAGTGCGAGAAATGAAGGAAGTGTAAGAACCAAATTTGTTGAAAATGCTGTTGATGCTTTATTGAAAGGTATGCCCGTCGAACTGGCAAGCACCAAAGCCATCGGATGTTCTATAAAAAAGTAG
- a CDS encoding sigma-54-dependent transcriptional regulator yields MAKTDATILIIDDDEDILLSAKLLLKKHYSKVIVKDTPKELNQLLSSEVIDVIVLDMNYRIGFNDGKEGMYWLRHILDVRPEMVVVLMTAYGEVELAVNAIKEGAFDFILKPWTNEKFLATIQAGLKLSKSRNKVSLLAGAKEVLERDIDQKFGPIVGKSKEMLKVMEVVDKVSLTDANILILGENGTGKQHLAREIHKRSNVKDGPFVHVDLGALSENLFESELFGHMKGSFTDAHEDKPGRFELAQNGTLFLDEIGNLPYNLQSKLLTVLQDRKVSRIGESLERPFNARLLFATNAPLKEWVDQGKFRQDLMFRINTVEIEIPPLRVRPEDVEEFVFHFLEIFKRKYHKSNLSIEKEAVDLLREHSWPGNVREIQHTIERGVIMSDGHEIRITDFNLSTAPPPVNSEVHEIENLNIQDIEKMLVEKALDKHDGNISKAAKELGLTRAALYRRLEKFNL; encoded by the coding sequence ATGGCAAAAACAGATGCTACCATACTGATTATTGATGATGATGAGGATATCCTCTTGTCGGCAAAACTTCTTTTGAAAAAACATTATTCAAAAGTTATTGTAAAAGATACGCCCAAAGAACTGAATCAATTATTGTCTTCTGAAGTGATCGATGTCATTGTTCTCGATATGAATTACAGAATTGGTTTTAATGATGGAAAAGAAGGAATGTACTGGTTAAGGCATATTTTAGATGTGAGGCCCGAAATGGTTGTTGTTCTAATGACGGCTTACGGAGAAGTTGAATTGGCTGTCAACGCCATTAAAGAAGGTGCTTTCGACTTTATTCTTAAGCCCTGGACCAATGAAAAATTTCTGGCAACCATTCAGGCGGGACTAAAGCTAAGCAAAAGCCGGAACAAGGTAAGCCTGCTTGCCGGTGCAAAAGAGGTCCTGGAAAGAGACATAGATCAGAAGTTTGGCCCCATAGTGGGTAAATCAAAAGAAATGCTAAAGGTGATGGAAGTGGTTGATAAGGTGAGCCTTACCGATGCAAATATTTTAATTCTTGGAGAAAATGGAACTGGAAAACAGCATTTAGCAAGAGAGATTCACAAAAGGTCAAATGTAAAAGACGGGCCTTTTGTTCATGTTGATTTAGGCGCTTTATCTGAAAACTTGTTTGAGAGTGAGCTTTTCGGTCATATGAAAGGATCCTTTACAGATGCTCATGAAGATAAGCCCGGCAGGTTTGAGCTGGCACAAAACGGAACATTATTCCTTGATGAAATAGGAAACCTCCCTTATAATTTGCAGTCTAAATTGCTTACTGTCCTTCAAGACAGAAAAGTCTCCAGAATTGGAGAAAGTCTTGAAAGACCTTTTAATGCAAGGTTATTATTTGCCACTAACGCTCCGTTAAAAGAATGGGTGGATCAGGGAAAATTCAGGCAGGACCTTATGTTCAGGATCAATACTGTGGAAATAGAAATTCCGCCTTTGAGAGTTCGACCGGAGGATGTTGAAGAGTTTGTTTTTCACTTTCTTGAAATTTTTAAACGTAAATACCATAAATCAAATCTCAGTATTGAAAAGGAAGCAGTTGATCTGTTAAGAGAGCATAGCTGGCCGGGAAACGTCAGGGAAATTCAGCATACTATTGAACGCGGGGTTATTATGTCTGACGGGCATGAAATTAGAATTACTGACTTTAACCTTTCCACTGCTCCTCCACCTGTGAATTCAGAAGTTCACGAAATTGAGAATCTGAATATTCAGGATATAGAAAAAATGCTGGTTGAAAAAGCGCTTGATAAACACGATGGAAATATTTCTAAAGCTGCAAAAGAACTAGGTCTCACAAGAGCAGCTTTATACAGGAGGCTTGAAAAATTTAATTTATAA
- a CDS encoding efflux RND transporter periplasmic adaptor subunit, which translates to MRQLGMDKRIEKKKWTRKKITYITGSILFVLLAFFGFKSFNKKIFKADASRITVKEVIEGQFQDMILIDGDIEPINLVLVNTLEGGSVKEIFVEDGVFVEKGTPLIHLSNPTATLGYLNQETAIVEQINNLRNLKLSLEKDQRNLDESLIDSENSLAETTRRYKTDSVLYGKDVIAKNDFIDIRESYRYEKEKRNLLSNNVRKSSLDNKIQIEQINKSIDMMQRNLELIHENIEKMLVRAPVSGMLSSFDPVIGESYGRNQTVAKIDIQSGFKIKGRVDEYYLSTVKPGQFARFSFDGQLVDLKVKKVLPEVNNRQFEIELEFVGEVPEAITIGQSVQVRLELSKAQQSVMIPRGNYFQASGGQYVFVLNDQGEAHKRFIKLGNNNPGYYQVLEGLEAGERFITSSYQDFKNYETIEIK; encoded by the coding sequence ATGAGACAACTTGGTATGGATAAGAGGATTGAAAAAAAGAAATGGACCAGAAAAAAAATAACTTATATCACTGGTTCCATTCTCTTTGTGCTATTAGCTTTTTTTGGATTTAAATCTTTTAACAAAAAAATCTTTAAAGCTGATGCTTCAAGAATTACAGTTAAGGAAGTAATAGAAGGCCAGTTTCAGGACATGATATTGATCGATGGTGATATTGAACCCATAAACCTGGTTCTTGTCAATACGCTGGAAGGAGGATCTGTAAAGGAAATTTTTGTCGAAGATGGCGTATTCGTTGAGAAAGGAACACCCTTGATTCATCTTAGTAACCCAACGGCAACACTTGGCTATTTAAATCAGGAGACAGCAATTGTGGAACAGATCAATAACCTGAGAAATTTAAAACTATCGCTTGAGAAGGACCAGAGAAATCTGGACGAATCTCTTATTGACAGTGAAAACAGTCTTGCCGAAACCACCAGGCGTTATAAAACGGATTCTGTCCTTTATGGAAAAGATGTGATCGCCAAAAATGATTTTATAGATATCCGCGAAAGCTATCGCTATGAAAAGGAAAAAAGAAACTTATTAAGTAACAATGTAAGAAAAAGCAGTCTCGATAATAAAATCCAGATTGAACAGATCAATAAATCCATTGACATGATGCAGAGAAACCTCGAACTGATTCATGAGAATATTGAAAAAATGCTGGTTCGAGCACCTGTAAGCGGAATGTTGTCATCTTTCGATCCTGTTATTGGAGAATCGTATGGCCGCAATCAGACCGTAGCAAAAATAGATATTCAATCAGGTTTTAAGATCAAAGGAAGAGTGGATGAATACTACTTAAGTACAGTTAAACCTGGCCAGTTTGCAAGATTTTCTTTTGATGGCCAGCTAGTCGATCTGAAGGTGAAAAAGGTCCTGCCCGAAGTTAACAACAGACAGTTTGAAATTGAATTGGAATTTGTAGGTGAGGTTCCTGAAGCGATCACCATAGGCCAATCCGTACAGGTAAGGCTTGAACTTTCCAAAGCCCAGCAATCAGTAATGATACCAAGAGGAAATTATTTTCAGGCCTCAGGGGGTCAATATGTTTTTGTCCTGAATGATCAGGGAGAAGCGCACAAAAGGTTTATCAAACTTGGAAACAATAACCCTGGTTACTATCAGGTTCTTGAAGGACTTGAGGCCGGTGAAAGATTTATCACCTCATCTTACCAGGATTTTAAAAATTATGAAACAATCGAAATTAAATAA
- a CDS encoding ABC transporter ATP-binding protein, with product MIKLENLSKVYRTDEIESTALNKVSFEIEKGEFVSVMGPSGCGKSTLLNILGMLDKPESGSYEFLGKEVSGLNEKGRSAVRKQNIGFIFQNFNLIDELTVFENIELPLIYTNVSSSERKARVNELIDRIGISHRSSHYPQQLSGGQQQRVAVARALVTKPPLILADEPTGNLDSSHGNEVMELLCNLNESGTTIVMVTHSSHDASYSQRIINLLDGQIVSEKRNKLSQAAV from the coding sequence ATGATCAAATTAGAAAACCTCAGCAAAGTTTACAGAACTGACGAAATAGAATCAACCGCTCTGAACAAAGTATCTTTTGAAATTGAAAAAGGAGAATTTGTTTCCGTTATGGGGCCATCCGGTTGCGGGAAATCAACCTTGCTTAATATTTTAGGAATGCTTGACAAACCGGAGAGCGGAAGCTATGAGTTTCTCGGAAAAGAAGTAAGCGGTTTGAATGAAAAAGGTCGTTCTGCTGTCCGAAAACAAAACATCGGGTTTATTTTCCAGAACTTCAATCTGATCGACGAATTAACGGTTTTCGAAAATATCGAATTGCCTCTAATCTACACAAATGTAAGTTCTTCAGAAAGAAAAGCTCGTGTTAATGAACTCATTGACAGAATAGGGATCTCGCACCGATCCTCACATTACCCACAGCAATTGTCTGGTGGACAACAACAAAGAGTTGCCGTGGCTAGAGCTCTAGTTACCAAGCCGCCGTTAATTCTTGCGGATGAACCTACCGGTAACCTTGACAGTTCTCATGGAAATGAAGTAATGGAATTACTGTGTAACCTCAACGAATCAGGTACTACCATTGTTATGGTTACCCACTCTTCGCACGACGCTAGTTACTCACAAAGAATTATCAACCTTTTAGACGGTCAGATCGTTTCTGAAAAAAGGAACAAACTGAGTCAAGCTGCCGTTTAA